A segment of the Fusobacterium simiae genome:
AATTAAAGTGACAGATATTGTTATTGGGACAGATTTAGTAGAATCTGATATGGATGTAACAGCTGGTGGAAATTATAAGTTAGGTGAGATTCCCAGAATGAAAAATTCATATTTTAAAGCAGATCCTTATCTATTTACTTTGGCAGAATCAGTTGCAGTAAAATTATTTGGAAGTGATAAAATACATAAAGGAAGAATAATAAGCAGAGATGAATTTGTTGCCTCATCTGAAAGAGTAAATAAACTTAGAGAAATTTTTTCAGCTGAATGTGTTGAAATGGAAGGTGCAGCAGTTGCTCATGTATGTGAAATTATGAATATACCTTTTATTATTATAAGATCAATTTCTGATAAAGCAGATGATGAAGCAGGGATGACTTTTGATGAATTTGTTAAGATAGCTGCAAAACATTCAAAATCAATAGTAGAGGGAATTTTATCAATAATGAAATAATGGAGGAAAAAATGAATATTGATACCTTACTTGAAGAATTATATGCTTATTCTATGTTTAGTATAAGACTTGGTTTAGATAATATCAAAGAAATTTGTAAATATTTAGGAAATCCACAAGATTCATATAAAGTTATACATATAACAGGAACTAATGGTAAAGGTTCTGTTTCAACAACAGTTGAAAGAATTTTAATAGATGCAGGATATAAAGTTGGTAAGTATACTTCTCCCCATATTCTTGAATTTAATGAAAGGATATCTTTTAATGATAAATATATTAGCAATGAAGATGTTGCTAAATATTATGAAAAAGTTAAAAAAATTATAGAGGAGCATAATATTCAAGCTACTTTTTTTGAAGTTACAACAGCTATGATGTTTGATTATTTTAAGGATATGAAAGCGGATTATGCTATCTTAGAAGCAGGTATGGGTGGAAGATACGATGCTACAAATATTTGTGATAATATAGTATCAGTAATAACAAATATTAGCCTAGAACACACAGAGTATTTAGGAGATACTATCTATAAAATTGCTAAGGAAAAGGCAGGAATAATTAAAAATTGCCCTTATACAATATTTGCAGATAACAACCCTGATGTCAAAAAAGCCATTGAAGAAGCAACTGATAAATATGTAAATGTTTTAGAAAAATATAAGGATAGCACTTATAATCTTGATTTTAATACTTTTACAACTAATATTTTTATAAATGGAAATAAATATGAGTACTCTCTTTTTGGAGATTATCAATATAAAAATTTTCTATGTGCCTATGAAGTGGTAAAGTACTTAGGTGTAGATGAAAAAATAATAAAAGAAGCAGTAAAAAAAGTTGTATGGCAATGTAGATTTGAAGTTTATTCTAAAAATCCATTAGTAATTTTTGATGGTGCTCATAATCTTGCCGGTGTTGAAGAACTTGTTAAAATTGTAAAACAACATTTTTCAAAAGATGAAGTTACAATATTGACTTCTATTTTAAAAGATAAAGATAGAGTTTCTATGTTTAAAAAATTAAATGAGGTTTCTTCTAATATAATTTTAACCTCTATACCAGGAAATCCAAGGGCTTCAACTGCTAAAGAATTATATAATTATGTTGAGAATAAAAAAGATTTTGAATATGAAGAAGACCCAATAAAAGCATATAATTTGGCTTTAAGTAAAAAAAGAAAACTTACTATATGTTGTGGTTCCTTCTACATATTAATAAAATTAAAAGAGGGATTGAATGGATAAAAAAAAGCAGGAAAGACAAAAAAGAAAAGTAGTTCAAGTAAAACCAAAACAAAAGGAAAATAAAGTAGATTTTTCAAAGTTTTTTAATTTTTTATCTTTTGTTGTATTTGTAGTTTTTGCTTGGTTTATGTATAAAAAAGTTGTACAACAAGAAAAAATAGAACAAGCTATTGTTGAAAATACATCTAAACAAATAACATCGACTATGGACATCAGAGATGGAGATTTCTATAATGAGCCTAAAAAAGAAGTCAAAGTAGAAAAGAAAGTTGAAGAAATTGAAGAACCTAAGAAAGAAGAAACAGTAGAAGAAGATATAAAAGCTAATGAGAAAGCAATAGTTGAAGATACTTCAAAAGAAGAGATAAAAACTGATGATAAGCCAAAAACTTCTGAAACTATAAATAAAGACACTACTACAACTGATGAGAAAAAAGAAATAAAAACTCCTGAAACTGAAAAAAAAGTTACAGATTCCAAAAAGTTAGAAGAAGGAAAAGAAACAGCTAAAAAAGTTATAAAAAATGAAGCTGATAAAAAAGTTAAAAAAGAAACTAAAGAGAAAACAGAAAAGAAAAAAGAAGAAAAAAAGGAAATTAAAGAAACTGACTCTTCTAAAGAAAATAGAAATAATGAAGAAGTTGAAAAAACTCCAAAAAATGAAACGCAAGATTCAGAGATAAAAACTATAAAAACTAAAAAAGAACCAGTGGAACAATTAACTAATGAAGAAGTAAAAACAAAATTAAATAATGAAATAAGAGAAATTGAAGGAACTTACACACCTTAATATTAAGCTATATGGAGGAAATATGCATACTTATACCACTGTTAGAGAAATAGTAAAAGCATTAAATTTTGAAATATTAAATGAGGGAAATTTAGATTTAAAAATTGATATACCTAATATTTATCAAATTGGATATGAACTTGTGGGTTTTTTAGATAAAGAAAGCGATGAGTTAAATAGATATATCAATGTATGTAGTCTAAAAGAATCAAGATTTATTGCTACTTTTTCAAAAGAAAGGAAGGAAAAAGTAATTTCCGAATATATGTCACTTGATTTTCCTGCTCTTATATTTACAAAAGATGCTATTATTACAGAAGAATTTTATTATTATGCTAAAAAACATAATAAAAATATACTTTTAAGTAATGAAAAAGCCTCTGTTACTGTTAGAAAATTAAAATTTTTTCTTTCAAAGGCTTTGTCTGTTGAAGAAGAATATGAAAATTATTCTCTTATGGAAATTCATGGTGTTGGTGTATTGATGACAGGCTATCCCAATGCCAGAAAGGGAGTAATGATAGAGTTAATAGAAAGAGGGCATCGTATGGTAACAGATAAAAATCTTATTATACGACGTGTTGGAGAAAATGATTTAGTTGGTTATAATGCAAAAAAAAGAGAAAAGTTAGGACACTTTTATTTAGAGGATATTAAAGGTGGTTATGTAGATGTTACTGACCATTTTGGAGTAAAATCAACTAGAATAGAAAAGAAAATAAATATACTTATTGTACTTGAAGAATGGAATGAGAAAGAATTTTATGATAGACTTGGACTTGATGTACAATATCAAGATTTTGTTGGAGAAAAAATACAAAAATATATAATTCCTGTTAGAAAGGGAAGGAATTTGGCGGTTATAATTGAAACAGCGGCCTTAACATTTAGATTAAGAAGAATGGGGCATAATACCCCATTAGAATTTCTTACAAAGTCACAAGAAATAATTCAAAGGAAAAAGAAAGAGAGGGAAGAAGATATGAATACAAATAGGCTGCCTGTAACGAAATTGATAAATGAGTTTGATTTAGTAATTAAGAATGGAGAAGACAAAGTAGCAAGTACATATATAAAGTCTTCAAATGTATACCGTCCTTCTTTATCACTTATAGGATTTTTTGATTTAATAGAAGAAGTTTCAAATATTGGTATACAAATATTTTCAAAAATAGAATTTAAATTTTTAGAAAATCTGTGTCCTTCTGAAAGAGTAAATAATTTAAAAAAGTTTTTAACTTATGATATCCCTATGATAGTATTAACAGTTGATGCAAATCCTCCTGATTACTTTTTTGATTTAGTCAAAAAAAGTGGGCATATTTTAGCTGTTGCACCATATAAAAAAGCATCTCAAATAGTTGCTAATTTTAATAACTATTTAGACTCATTTTTCTCAGAAACAATAAGCGTTCACGGTGTTTTAGTTGAACTTTTTGGTTTTGGAGTACTGCTTACTGGTAAAAGTGGAATAGGTAAAAGTGAAACTGCTCTTGAACTTATACATAGAGGACATAGGCTGATAGCAGATGATATGGTTAAATTTTTTAGAGATACTCAAGGAGACATAGTAGGAAAATCTGCTGAACTTCCATTTTTTATGGAAATTAGAGGTTTAGGAATTATTGATATTAAAACTTTATATGGTTTAAGTGCTGTTAGACTATCAAAAAGGTTAGATATGATAATTGAACTACAAGCTATTGATAGTACAGATTATATGTCTGCTCCATCAACTCACTTATATGAAGATGTTTTAGGTAAACCAATAAAAAAGAGAATACTTGAAATATCATCTGGAAGAAATGCAGCAGCAATGGTTGAAGTTATGGTAATGGATTATATGTCTGGATTATTAGGACAAAAGTAAAGGATAAATATAAATGAAAGAATTTTTAGAAAAGTTTAAAGAAATTAAAAATATTATTGAAGAAAATCAAAATATTATATTAACAGCTCATATAAATCCTGATGGTGATGCAGTTGGTTCAGGGCTAGGATTATTTCTTACTTTAAAAGAAAATTATAAGGACAAAAATATTAGATTTGTATTGCAAGATGATATTCCTTACACAACAAAATTTTTAAAAGGCTCAGATAAAATTGAAATTTATAATAAAGATAAAAAATATTTTTGTGATTTATTAATATTTTTAGATTCTGCAACAAAAGATAGAACAGGAGAAGCTGGAAAAAATATTGAAAGTAAAATAACAATGAATATTGACCACCATGTGAGTAATCCTATTTATGGAGATATAGCTTGTGTGATAACTTATTCTTCCTCTACTTCTGAAATTATTTATTATTTTATAAAATATATGAATTATAAATTTTCTCTTTCAGTGGCAGAAGCATTGTACTTAGGACTTGTAAATGATACAGGAAATTTTTCTCATAGCAATGTTAAGGTTGGAACAATGCAGATGGCAACAGATTTAATTTCAATGGGAGTAAATAATAATTATATAGTAACTAATTTTTTAAATTCTAATTCATATCAAACCTTAAAAATGTTAGGAGAAGCATTAAAAAATTTTGAGTTCTATCCAGAAAAAAAACTTAGCTATTATTATTTAGACAATGAAACAATGAAAAAATATAATGCTAAAAAAGAAGATACTGAAGGTATTGTAGAAAAAATTCTTTCTTATAAAGAGGCTTCTGTTTCATTATTTTTAAGAGAAGAAGCTGATGGGAAAATTAAAGGAAGTATGAGAAGTAAATATGAAATTGATGTAAACAAAATAGCTAATTTATTTGGAGGAGGAGGACATTATAAGGCAGCTGGTTTTTCAAGTAACCTATCATCTAATGAAATATTAGAAATTGTTTTAAAAAATGTATAAAATTTTAAAAATAAAAGTTGAAATTATTTCATAAAAATAGTATCCTATATAAAAGCGGATAAATAATTACAAGGAGAGTGTAAGATATGGCAGATAATATTGATATAGTTTTCTTAAAACCTACAAAGTTTGAGGATTGTGTGATATGTGCAGGTTATATAAAAGAGGATAAAATAGTTAATATGAATTTAAGTCAACTTGATGATAAGGATTCAAGAAGAGTTTTAGATTATATAGCAGGTGCTATTTTTATCACTAAAGCTGAAATTGTAAATGTAGGAAATAAGATTTTCTGTTCTATTCCTAGCAACAGAAACTTTTTAAATGAAATGAATAGAGAAAGTTCTCATGATGAGGAAGAAGTAGAAATTGTAAGAGGGTAATTTTATTGTTAGCTATTAAGAAGTCTAAATATTTTTAATTGGACTTCTTTTTTTATAAATTTTTTATTAAATAGCACAAAAACACTCGCGACACTTGTTGGCTAATCTCCTTAACTTATTAAGAAGGGGTAATGCCCAATCGTGGGAGGTTCAGAGGAGAATAATAGAATGAAAGAGCTGTATAATAGTATCTATCCAATATTGTCAAAAGAAAAGAAAAAAGATCTTTTAGAAAATTTAGCAAAAAAATATAATATGGAGATAATAAAATTTGAAACTTTTTCTAAATATTCAAAATCAACATTTACTGCGATTTTTAAATATAAAGAAAGTGAATTTGTTTTTGTTCCAGGAGATACTGTAACCTTGGGTTATGAAGGAGTACCTAAAAATCTATCTAATAAAAGTTTAGAGCAATTAAAATATTTTTCAGAAAATCCTAGTGAATTTTTAGAAGAATATATTAAAGATAATTTTAGTAAAATAAGAGAAGTTACTATAAAACCTATGTTAGTTGAAAGAAGATTACAGACAATAGGTTGGAGAAAAAGTGATTTAGAAGAATTAAAAAATTTTGATAGTGAATTAATTGAAGAATATAATAACTTTAAAAGTGCTAATTACAATAGTTTAACACTAGATGAAACTGCTAGATTTACTAAAATTAAAAATGGTAATATAGAAATAGAGTTATATGACGATATTACTTATGATGAGCTATGTGAAAATTTAAAAGATGAAGGTTTTAGTTTACCAAATTTAGATGAATGGGAGTATCTATGTGGAGGTGGATGCAGAACTTTATTTCCTTGGGGAGATGACATAGATTACAATATGAATTTTTATCATTTTTCTAAAAAAGGAAATAATAAATTTGACTTGGAAGAACCAAATTTCTTTGGACTTTCTATTGCATATAACCCTTATAAAATGGAAATTATTGAGGCTGATAAGTTAGCATATAAAGGTGGAGATGGAGGATGTAATATTTGTGGAGGTTCTGGGATATTTTTAGGATATCTTCCTTGTTCTCCATATTATAACCAAGAACCTATTGATTATGAATATGAAGAAGATGATAATGAACTTCATGGAGATTTTGATTTTTATCGTAGAATTATAAGAATAGAGGAGTAAAAAATGAAAAAAATATTTATACTATTAGGAATGTTACTTTTAGGAGTTTTTACTTATGCAAAAGAAGATGATATACTTGGAACTTGGATTATTGAAGAAAGTGGATAGGTTGTAGAAATTTATAAAACAGAAGATGGAAAGTATAGTGGAAAATTTAAAGAAAATAATTTTATTTTTTTAAAACAAGCTGGAGAATTATCTTATGATAAAGAAAAAAATTTTATAGAACCTTTTACAGTAAAATTTCCAAATGCTAGGATATCCTATCATACTTGGATAAATATACAAAAAGATGGAAGTCTTTTATTAAAAGGTACAGGAAACACAGAGGTTGGAAAATATGTTGGAGAATGGCATCTTATTAGAAAAAAGTAAAAAGGAGTTTTTGATATGGAAATAAAAAGAAAAACCAGATTTTATTAAAGCTAAAATAAAAGATGGTAATAAAGATGAGCAATAGATTAGGGATCTTATTAGCTGCTGGAATATTTTTTGTATTTGCCAGTATATTTTTGGTAATTAGTGAAATAAGTAAGAGAATGTCAGAAAATAAAACAAAAAATTTTCAAGGAGAAGTAGAAGGAGAAATTTTAGAAGTTATTAAATCTGGATAAGATGGTGTTGGAGGAAAATTGACAGATACCTTTGTTGTATATCAATATAAAATAAATAACCATAAATATATTGTTAAACCTTTTGTTTTAAGAAAAAATACACCTATAAATCAAAAATATTTTGACTCTGATAATGTTACTTGTATTACCTATATGAGACCTCATGGTATGAGTAGTCAAACAAAATATAAAGCTGGAGAATCTATAATAATGAGGTATTTAATTGAAAATCCTAAAAAACATGAAATTCTTGATGACAGAGATAAAGTGTTTGCATATAAAGGGTTAAGTTAGCTGGAATATTAATTATGCTTGTTGCAATTATTTTAGTTATAATTTCATTTTTTGTAAGTGGGGTGTAAAATGACAGAAAAAGAAAAAATGCAAAAGGGAATGTTATATGATGCAAATTATGATAAAAATTTGTTAGAAGAAAGAATAAAAGCCAAAAGTATATGTTATGATTTTAATCAACTACATCCAGCTGAAATAGAAAAACAAATAGAGGTTATGAAAAAACTTTTAGGAAAAATTAAAAATAATTTTTCTATAATAGCACCTTTTTGGTGTGACTATGGATATAATATTGAAATTGGAGAAAATTTTTTTGCTAATCATAACACAGTTATATTAGATGGAGCTAAGGTTACTTTTGGAGATAATGTTTTCATAGCACCAAATTGTGGATTTTACACAGCAGCTCATCCAATAGATTTTGAAAAAAGAAATCAAGGGCTTGAATATGCTTACCCTATTACTGTTGGAGATAATGTTTGGATAGGGGCAGGAGTTCAAGTTATGCCAGGAGTAACAATAGGTAATAATGTCGTTATAGGGGCAGGTAGTATTGTAATAAAAGATATTCCAGATAATTCTGTTGCAGTAGGAAATCCTTGTAAAGTAATTCGTGAAATAAAAGAATAAATTTATTATAAATTTTAAAGGAGGAATTGTTATGAAAAAAATGTTTTTAGCTCTATTTTTATTATTTTCTTATCTTTGCTTTGCAGAATGGGAATATGTTCCCGAAAATAATTCTGTTACATTAAAACAAGGAAATAATATAATTACTTTAGCAGATGGTGGAGGAGGTTCAGCTATACCTATTTTTCATTATTCTTTTGAACAGGCATTTAATGAAAAGAAACCTATTGATACTTATGGATTATATATAACAATAGATGAGAACACTGTTATTAAGGCAAATGCTATAATCATGGGTAGAATAATGAGATTCCCAGTAGAAGGAATGATAACAGATAAAGAAGTATTTAATGAATTAATTCCACAAATGCAAAGTGGGAAAATGATGAGAATAAAATTTATGAGTAAAAAATATGATGA
Coding sequences within it:
- the hprK gene encoding HPr(Ser) kinase/phosphatase, translating into MHTYTTVREIVKALNFEILNEGNLDLKIDIPNIYQIGYELVGFLDKESDELNRYINVCSLKESRFIATFSKERKEKVISEYMSLDFPALIFTKDAIITEEFYYYAKKHNKNILLSNEKASVTVRKLKFFLSKALSVEEEYENYSLMEIHGVGVLMTGYPNARKGVMIELIERGHRMVTDKNLIIRRVGENDLVGYNAKKREKLGHFYLEDIKGGYVDVTDHFGVKSTRIEKKINILIVLEEWNEKEFYDRLGLDVQYQDFVGEKIQKYIIPVRKGRNLAVIIETAALTFRLRRMGHNTPLEFLTKSQEIIQRKKKEREEDMNTNRLPVTKLINEFDLVIKNGEDKVASTYIKSSNVYRPSLSLIGFFDLIEEVSNIGIQIFSKIEFKFLENLCPSERVNNLKKFLTYDIPMIVLTVDANPPDYFFDLVKKSGHILAVAPYKKASQIVANFNNYLDSFFSETISVHGVLVELFGFGVLLTGKSGIGKSETALELIHRGHRLIADDMVKFFRDTQGDIVGKSAELPFFMEIRGLGIIDIKTLYGLSAVRLSKRLDMIIELQAIDSTDYMSAPSTHLYEDVLGKPIKKRILEISSGRNAAAMVEVMVMDYMSGLLGQK
- a CDS encoding DHH family phosphoesterase; protein product: MKEFLEKFKEIKNIIEENQNIILTAHINPDGDAVGSGLGLFLTLKENYKDKNIRFVLQDDIPYTTKFLKGSDKIEIYNKDKKYFCDLLIFLDSATKDRTGEAGKNIESKITMNIDHHVSNPIYGDIACVITYSSSTSEIIYYFIKYMNYKFSLSVAEALYLGLVNDTGNFSHSNVKVGTMQMATDLISMGVNNNYIVTNFLNSNSYQTLKMLGEALKNFEFYPEKKLSYYYLDNETMKKYNAKKEDTEGIVEKILSYKEASVSLFLREEADGKIKGSMRSKYEIDVNKIANLFGGGGHYKAAGFSSNLSSNEILEIVLKNV
- a CDS encoding 5'-methylthioadenosine/adenosylhomocysteine nucleosidase, which encodes MRIGIIGAMHEEIVELKNSMTDINEIQINSLKFYEGKLCSKDIVLVESGIGKVNAAISTTLLISQFKVEKIIFTGVAGAVNPKIKVTDIVIGTDLVESDMDVTAGGNYKLGEIPRMKNSYFKADPYLFTLAESVAVKLFGSDKIHKGRIISRDEFVASSERVNKLREIFSAECVEMEGAAVAHVCEIMNIPFIIIRSISDKADDEAGMTFDEFVKIAAKHSKSIVEGILSIMK
- a CDS encoding cell division protein SepF, with product MADNIDIVFLKPTKFEDCVICAGYIKEDKIVNMNLSQLDDKDSRRVLDYIAGAIFITKAEIVNVGNKIFCSIPSNRNFLNEMNRESSHDEEEVEIVRG
- a CDS encoding sugar O-acetyltransferase; translated protein: MTEKEKMQKGMLYDANYDKNLLEERIKAKSICYDFNQLHPAEIEKQIEVMKKLLGKIKNNFSIIAPFWCDYGYNIEIGENFFANHNTVILDGAKVTFGDNVFIAPNCGFYTAAHPIDFEKRNQGLEYAYPITVGDNVWIGAGVQVMPGVTIGNNVVIGAGSIVIKDIPDNSVAVGNPCKVIREIKE
- a CDS encoding bifunctional folylpolyglutamate synthase/dihydrofolate synthase, with protein sequence MEEKMNIDTLLEELYAYSMFSIRLGLDNIKEICKYLGNPQDSYKVIHITGTNGKGSVSTTVERILIDAGYKVGKYTSPHILEFNERISFNDKYISNEDVAKYYEKVKKIIEEHNIQATFFEVTTAMMFDYFKDMKADYAILEAGMGGRYDATNICDNIVSVITNISLEHTEYLGDTIYKIAKEKAGIIKNCPYTIFADNNPDVKKAIEEATDKYVNVLEKYKDSTYNLDFNTFTTNIFINGNKYEYSLFGDYQYKNFLCAYEVVKYLGVDEKIIKEAVKKVVWQCRFEVYSKNPLVIFDGAHNLAGVEELVKIVKQHFSKDEVTILTSILKDKDRVSMFKKLNEVSSNIILTSIPGNPRASTAKELYNYVENKKDFEYEEDPIKAYNLALSKKRKLTICCGSFYILIKLKEGLNG